From Pseudomonadota bacterium:
GGTGCTCGAATTCCCGCCCTGGGAGCCGGAGGAGACAGACGAGGACGACGATTTCGCCTCCTTCGACGACGACGAGCCGGACGTCTTCCCCGAGCGCTACTGGTTTACGCCGTCGCGGGTCGCATTGCTCGATCGCCTCGAGTCCTACCTCGGCGAGCGGGCGGAGGTCGGCAAGGTCATCTCGATCTCCACCCTCGAGCAGATCGCCCGCGCCTTCAACGACAACAAGCCCCTGGACTACCTGCAGATCACCGCCGTGCTGGCCCTGGTGCCAGAGGAGATCAAGGCGTCCCTGATCCGCCCCTACGCCTCGCCCGCCACCGGTGAGCTGCGCTTGTCGGCACGGATCCACGAGACGGGGCCGAAGTTCTCCCAGGAGGAGCTCTTCGCGGACATCGAGAACTACGCCGTGACGGAGCTTGGTCTCGAGCGTGAGCAGGTGCACGTGACGGGCATGGCCGTGCTCTTCAACGACATGCTCAAGCGCCTGTTCAGTTCTCAGCAATCGACCTTATTAGCCGTGCTCGGGGCCATCCTGCTCACCTTCGCGGTGCTGTTGCGCTCGATACGGCTGGCGATCCTGGGCATCTTGCCGACGGCGCTGGCGGCCGAGAGCGTGCTCGCGGTGATGGGGTGGGTCGGCATCCCGTTGGATATCATGACCATCACCACCGCGGCGATCATCGTGGGTATCGGCGTCGACGACGCCATCCACTACCTGCATCGCTTCAAGGAGGAGCGCGCCCTCGGCCACGACACGGTGACGGCCGTGCGCAACAGCCACGCGAGCATCGGCAACGCGCTCTACTTCACCTCCATCACCGTGGTGGTGGGGTTCTCGGTGCTGGCCCTGTCGAGCTTCGTGCCGACGATCTACTTCGGCGTGCTCACGGCGCTCGCCATGGTGCTGGCGCTGGTGGCCAACCTGGTGGTGCTGCCGGCCCTGCTGATCAAGTTCTATCGTTAATCGCTTGCACACGAGGATGTGATGATGCAAACGAACACCCCCTCACGCACCGGTTGGCTCACGGCGCTCTGGTGCCTCGGCGCATTGACCGGCCTGTCGCTGACCGCCGTGGCGGACCCTGCGGATGACACCGTGCGCGAGGCCACCGATCTCGTGGTCAAGGCTCTCGATGAGCAGCGCGCGACCTACGCGGATGACCCCGCCCCCCTGCGCGATCAGCTCACGGGGATCCTGGAGCAGTACGTGGCCTTCGACCGCATCGTGAGCGGCGTGGTGGGTAAGCACAAGGAAGCGCTGAGCGACGATCAGCGGGCGCGCTTCCGGGGCGTGTTCGTGGAGTCCTTGGTAGACCTCTACGCCGACTCGCTCATCTCCCTCGAGGCGAGGACCATCGAGGTGCGCGAGGCGAAGATCCGCAAGAAGGGTCGGGCGCAGGTGACCATGGACGTCACCGCCGCGAACGGCAAGGACTTCACCCTCGAGTACTCCATGGGACGCGAGGACGACGGCCGCTGGCTGATC
This genomic window contains:
- a CDS encoding ABC transporter substrate-binding protein; this translates as MQTNTPSRTGWLTALWCLGALTGLSLTAVADPADDTVREATDLVVKALDEQRATYADDPAPLRDQLTGILEQYVAFDRIVSGVVGKHKEALSDDQRARFRGVFVESLVDLYADSLISLEARTIEVREAKIRKKGRAQVTMDVTAANGKDFTLEYSMGREDDGRWLIRNMIVSGINLGLTFRNQFDAMIGEQGGDVDAVLVRWRETTTEQNTNAASR